One part of the Deltaproteobacteria bacterium genome encodes these proteins:
- the ftsY gene encoding signal recognition particle-docking protein FtsY, with the protein MSIIEFRKAGLALAHEFAKQLGAMWQRLKRIFTRRITDAAFFAELEDTLLAGDVGPTLTAEWLAQVRKEKTPETVDQTLRGLMHAALAPLTPSPPAADAAPTPAPYVILILGVNGAGKTTTIAKLAHHFQQHGRRPLLVAGDTFRAAAIEQLQVWGGRLQLPVIASTPGADAGAVAFDGVRAAVARGHDVVLIDTAGRLHTRVPLMDELAKVQRVIGKALPGAPHERWCILDATIGQNALAQVQQFHERMGLTGLILTKCDGTAKAGAVFTLARTIPLPIHFIGSGEQIESLAPFTPAAFIERLLGNTAVTT; encoded by the coding sequence ATGTCGATCATCGAGTTTCGCAAGGCGGGCCTTGCGCTGGCGCATGAGTTTGCTAAGCAGCTCGGCGCGATGTGGCAACGGCTCAAACGGATTTTCACGCGACGCATCACCGACGCGGCGTTCTTCGCCGAGCTGGAAGACACGTTGTTGGCGGGCGATGTCGGACCAACGTTGACCGCTGAATGGCTCGCGCAGGTGCGCAAGGAGAAGACACCGGAGACGGTCGATCAGACGCTGCGGGGTTTGATGCATGCCGCGCTGGCACCGCTCACGCCGTCGCCTCCCGCGGCCGATGCGGCACCCACGCCTGCGCCGTACGTAATCTTAATCCTCGGCGTCAACGGCGCGGGAAAGACCACGACGATCGCGAAGCTCGCGCATCACTTTCAGCAACACGGGCGACGACCGTTGCTCGTGGCCGGCGATACGTTTCGTGCGGCGGCGATCGAGCAATTGCAAGTGTGGGGTGGGCGATTACAATTGCCGGTGATTGCCAGCACTCCCGGCGCCGACGCGGGCGCGGTCGCGTTCGACGGCGTGCGCGCGGCGGTCGCGCGCGGCCACGACGTGGTGCTGATCGACACCGCAGGCCGGCTGCATACGCGCGTCCCGTTAATGGATGAACTCGCGAAGGTGCAACGCGTGATCGGCAAGGCGCTGCCGGGGGCGCCGCACGAACGCTGGTGCATCCTCGACGCAACGATCGGCCAGAATGCGCTCGCGCAAGTGCAGCAATTTCACGAACGCATGGGCCTGACCGGCCTGATCTTGACGAAATGCGACGGCACCGCGAAGGCTGGCGCAGTGTTTACGTTGGCCCGCACCATTCCACTCCCGATCCACTTC